Below is a genomic region from Kribbella qitaiheensis.
GTACGCGACCTCGTCCAGCTCCCGCAGCGGTCCGAGGATCGCCAGTCCGACCTCGTGCGCGGGCACCTCCGGCGAACCGCCGCCCTTGAGCGCGTCCTCCACCCGCTGCCCCAGCCGGGCCAGCGCGTCCACGTCCACCGGCCGGCCCTTGCAGGCCTTGCCCACGCCCCTGATCACCTTCTCGCGGCTGAACGGCTCGGTCGCGCCGGAGCGCTTCACGACCGTCAGCTGCATCTGCTCGACGGTGGTGAACCGCTTCTCGCAGACCGGGCACTGCCGGCGGCGGCGGATCGCTCCGCCGTCCTCGGCGACCCGGCTGTCGACGACCCGGGAGTCCACGTGCCGGCAGTACGGACAGTGCATGTCGGATCACTCCTCCCGAGCGGTCCACCCTCGCTTCCAGGGGTGGATCTGTGGATCGATCTGGGGACAACTTGTGTATGACCTGTGAGTAACCAACCACTACCTGTGGAGAACTACAGGCGTGTAACTACTACATCTAGGGATGCTACGTCCGGGCTCCGACAGTTTGCAAGAACGCCCGAATCTCGCGCGCGTCTCCTTGTTCCAACACTCGCGCGACCCCGTGTAGTCCCGCGTGGCGCCCGCACGAAGGCCTTTCGGAGGAGCAAACTACGCCAGGCCGACAGGTCCCCCCGGCAGGCTCTGCGGACCGCTGGGATGAGCGAGGATGTCGGCATGAAACCGGTCATCCTCGACGTCGACACCGGGCTCGACGACGCCTGCGCGCTGCTGCTCGCCGCCCGCCATCCGGACCTCGAACTGCTGGCGGTGACCTGCGTCGGCGGCAACGTCGGTCTGGACCAGGTCGTCGTCAACACCCTCACCGTTCTCGAAGCAGCCGGCCGCCCGGACGTCCCGGTGGCTCGCGGAGCCGCCACACCGCTCCTGCAGCCGGTACGGGCCGCGCCGCATGTCCACGGCGTCGATGGACTCGGCAACCTCGACTGGCCCCGATCAACCCGTACTACGGACCCGCGGCACGCTGTCGAACTGCTCCGCGACGTACTGCTCGAGGCCGCCCGGACCGGCGACAAGGCGACGCTGATCCCGCTGGCGCCGATGACCAACATCGCGTTGCTGCTGAGGACCTATCCCGAAGCGGCCGCCGGACTGGCCGAGATCGTCTTCATGGGCGGCGCGGCCGGGATCGGCAACGCCACCGCCTCGGCGGAGTTCAACATCTGGACCGACCCGGAGGCCGCCGCGATCGTGCTGGCGGCGGCGGGCGAACTCGGCGTACCGGTCACCATGTACGGCCTCGATGTGTTCTACGACGTCAAGATCACGCTCGACGAGGCACGCGACTTGAAGGGATCTCCGTCGGCCGACCTGGCCCGCGCCCTGATCGAGAAGCGGAGCGAGCTGTACGGCGCGGAGGGCGCGAGCATCGGGGACGGCGGGGCTGTGTGCGCCGTGATCGACCCCGCCGGCCTGACCACGCAGGCGTTCCCGCTCCGGGTCGAGCTGTCCGGCAGTTGGTCGAGGGGACGCACGATCGTCGACACCCGGGACTGGACCCAGGACCTGAGCAGCGATCCGTACGGCGCGGCGCCGACCGTGGTGCAGGTGGCTACCGCGGTTGACGCGCGCAGCTACGCGGATCTCTGGTTGCGCACGGTCGGCTGACTGTCCGGCCGATAGCCCGGTCGAAAAGCGGTTGTCCGGAATCGGCCATTCCGGTTGTCCGGCCGAGGCACGCGTGGTTGGGTGGTAAGCGCTTGCCCACCTGCTCAGGGAGCGCTTGTGCCTACTGTGACCGAAGCCCGCCGCCGTTATGCCGTCGTCGGATTGGGGGCCCGGGCGCAGACTTTTGTCGACGCACTCGCGGGCCCGTACGCCGATCGCGCCGAACTGGCCGGATTCTGCGATCTGAATGAAACCCGGATGGCCGTCCACAATCGCCGGCTGGCCGAAAAACTCGGGCATCCCGCGGTTCCGCAGTACAAGGCAGCCGATTTCGAGCTGATGCTGAAGGAACAACAGGTCGACGTCGTGGTGGTGACGTCGATGGACCGTACTCACGACGACTACATCGTGAGCGCACTGGAGGCGGGGCTGGACGTCGTCACGGAGAAGCCGATGACGATGGATCCGGCCCGCTGCCGGCGCATTCTGGCTGCCGCGGAGAAGGCGACCGGATCGGTGCGGGTGGCGTTCAACTATCGCTACAACCCGGTGCACGAGAAGGTCCGCGAAGTACTGCAGTCGGGCGCGATCGGGGAAATCGGCTCGGTGCACTTCGAATGGCTGCTGGACGTCCGGCACGGCGCCGACTACTTCCGGCGCTGGCACCGCGAGAAGGCGAACGCGGGCGGGCTGATGGTGCACAAGGCGACGCACCATTTCGACCTGGTGAACTGGTGGATCGGTTCCGAACCGGTCAAGGTCTTTGCCGACGGCAAGTTGTTCTTCTACGGCGCCGAGAACGGTCAGCGCCGCGGGCTGGCGCGGGACTACGAACGGGCCGACGGTTCGGCGGCGGCCGCGGACGATCCGTTCG
It encodes:
- the nrdR gene encoding transcriptional regulator NrdR, whose translation is MHCPYCRHVDSRVVDSRVAEDGGAIRRRRQCPVCEKRFTTVEQMQLTVVKRSGATEPFSREKVIRGVGKACKGRPVDVDALARLGQRVEDALKGGGSPEVPAHEVGLAILGPLRELDEVAYLRFASVYRQFESADDFETEIALLRAEKEPEGTEPTPHGTPQT
- a CDS encoding nucleoside hydrolase, which gives rise to MKPVILDVDTGLDDACALLLAARHPDLELLAVTCVGGNVGLDQVVVNTLTVLEAAGRPDVPVARGAATPLLQPVRAAPHVHGVDGLGNLDWPRSTRTTDPRHAVELLRDVLLEAARTGDKATLIPLAPMTNIALLLRTYPEAAAGLAEIVFMGGAAGIGNATASAEFNIWTDPEAAAIVLAAAGELGVPVTMYGLDVFYDVKITLDEARDLKGSPSADLARALIEKRSELYGAEGASIGDGGAVCAVIDPAGLTTQAFPLRVELSGSWSRGRTIVDTRDWTQDLSSDPYGAAPTVVQVATAVDARSYADLWLRTVG
- a CDS encoding Gfo/Idh/MocA family protein, translating into MPTVTEARRRYAVVGLGARAQTFVDALAGPYADRAELAGFCDLNETRMAVHNRRLAEKLGHPAVPQYKAADFELMLKEQQVDVVVVTSMDRTHDDYIVSALEAGLDVVTEKPMTMDPARCRRILAAAEKATGSVRVAFNYRYNPVHEKVREVLQSGAIGEIGSVHFEWLLDVRHGADYFRRWHREKANAGGLMVHKATHHFDLVNWWIGSEPVKVFADGKLFFYGAENGQRRGLARDYERADGSAAAADDPFAIKLAANDVLRELYLEAEHEDGYHRDQNVFGEGITIEDDMAILVRYASGASLSYHLTAYSPWEGYRIAFNGSSGRLELLVRENTFATPPEEQRHATAVQHGDAAPGETEALLTLHPLWEPPRTLLHHELGQGHGGGDARLLESLFGSPCDDPLGRSADHHDGARSLLVGLAANQSFETGQAVIVSTLLGQD